In the genome of Halococcus sediminicola, one region contains:
- a CDS encoding HdeD family acid-resistance protein, whose product MSSETNAAVEETPLSTSWRPLALVGALTAIFGVLAVVFPFITGVSISVLLGMLLLASGFVHVAHSFSAGNWKGAIWQVILATLYAIAGIALVVNPLFTLATLTVILAAFFIFNGILEVAMGVGLRGEQGRGWMVASGVLGIVVGALIWIGWPSTAIWAIGILFGVNLLSTGLSLIMLAMSGRRSNEESASLGTKPRGA is encoded by the coding sequence ATGAGTTCTGAAACCAATGCTGCAGTCGAAGAGACACCACTATCAACTAGCTGGCGGCCGCTTGCTCTCGTTGGCGCCTTGACCGCGATTTTCGGGGTATTAGCTGTTGTGTTTCCGTTCATCACCGGAGTGTCGATTTCAGTCTTGCTTGGAATGTTGCTCCTTGCCAGTGGGTTCGTGCACGTTGCTCATTCTTTCTCGGCAGGGAACTGGAAGGGAGCGATTTGGCAAGTTATCTTGGCTACGCTGTACGCTATCGCAGGTATTGCCTTAGTAGTAAATCCCCTGTTTACGTTAGCGACGTTGACGGTGATTCTAGCAGCGTTCTTTATTTTCAACGGAATCCTTGAGGTTGCCATGGGAGTGGGACTTCGAGGCGAGCAGGGACGGGGATGGATGGTGGCTAGCGGTGTTCTCGGCATCGTTGTCGGTGCCCTAATTTGGATCGGATGGCCGAGTACCGCTATCTGGGCCATTGGTATTTTGTTTGGTGTAAACCTCCTCAGCACAGGGCTGTCGTTGATTATGCTTGCGATGAGTGGCCGTAGGTCCAATGAGGAAAGCGCCTCCTTGGGAACGAAGCCACGAGGTGCCTGA
- a CDS encoding AI-2E family transporter, with the protein MATSGEGPGVTRVRVARPDVKWGIVGLVVFGIIAFVGYTFLPWVVLGLFIYYVARPINRRIGHQIGKGNLSAALTLLLIIVPILLLLGVFLSVALGQFAAFVTSETSEQLLEQSPIGIGAIPDDPNQLIDTATATLSDPSVQSTLTEAQAFVGATASGLFMMFLSLLLGFFLLVEDQRLSQWGKKQILGSDAVSIDYLEAVDRGLNSVFFGYTLTIFVIMILTAVIYNVFNFFAPGNLLIPATILLAVVTGLFTLVPLVGRSIIYLGIAAVLALGAIQLNPTLVWYPLLFFVFMALAFDNVVRTYIRPYLSGKMFHLSLVMFAYLLGPALFGWYGIFLGPLLMVIVVQFLQVVVPQLRDEEPSLPLDVGQTTFQDTDEDLDDPLKGGEAT; encoded by the coding sequence ATGGCTACAAGTGGAGAAGGCCCGGGAGTAACGCGGGTCCGCGTCGCTCGACCGGATGTGAAATGGGGCATCGTGGGTTTGGTGGTGTTTGGAATCATCGCTTTCGTTGGATACACCTTTCTTCCGTGGGTAGTCTTAGGGCTCTTCATCTACTATGTTGCTCGTCCCATCAACCGACGCATCGGCCACCAAATCGGGAAAGGAAACCTTTCAGCGGCACTCACACTGCTTCTGATTATCGTACCCATTTTGCTATTACTAGGGGTGTTTCTTTCAGTAGCGCTCGGACAATTCGCCGCCTTTGTGACATCTGAAACTTCAGAACAACTCCTCGAACAATCACCGATTGGCATAGGGGCGATACCGGACGACCCCAATCAGTTAATAGATACAGCGACTGCGACGCTATCAGACCCGTCGGTACAATCGACACTCACCGAAGCGCAAGCCTTCGTGGGTGCCACCGCTTCTGGTCTCTTCATGATGTTCCTTTCGCTGTTGTTGGGGTTCTTTCTCCTTGTGGAAGACCAGCGTCTCAGTCAGTGGGGCAAAAAACAGATTCTCGGGAGCGACGCAGTGTCTATCGATTATCTCGAGGCAGTCGATAGAGGATTGAACTCGGTGTTCTTCGGGTACACGTTGACTATCTTTGTCATCATGATTCTTACAGCGGTCATTTACAACGTGTTCAATTTCTTCGCCCCGGGAAATCTCCTCATTCCAGCAACGATCCTGTTAGCGGTCGTTACCGGTCTTTTCACTCTCGTCCCTCTAGTTGGTCGGTCCATCATCTATCTTGGTATCGCTGCAGTTCTCGCGTTGGGCGCTATCCAGCTCAACCCAACGCTCGTCTGGTACCCACTCCTGTTTTTCGTGTTCATGGCGCTGGCGTTCGATAACGTCGTCCGAACGTACATCCGGCCGTACCTCTCGGGAAAGATGTTCCATCTCTCGCTCGTCATGTTCGCCTATCTCCTCGGGCCGGCTCTGTTCGGGTGGTATGGTATCTTCCTTGGCCCACTCTTGATGGTCATCGTCGTCCAGTTCCTCCAGGTGGTCGTCCCACAACTCCGTGACGAAGAACCATCTCTCCCTCTCGATGTCGGTCAGACGACGTTCCAGGATACGGATGAGGATCTTGACGATCCGTTGAAGGGAGGGGAGGCGACCTAA
- a CDS encoding GAP family protein produces the protein MSFLTLLPLAIVMIAGPQLLSAIFLATSEDWRRNSALFVFGATLSITLIVTVAYLLGNSVSGGGESSHTGLQIIVLLLLLSAMVSVYLGREEAEPPKWMGKLQSANPRFSFKLGFLLLGVFPTDILTSAAVGSYLSSNDLPWRDSIGFILLTVLLLALPSIAVLALGKRAEAFLPKVRDWMNANSWIVNEAVILLFILLTLNNLLG, from the coding sequence ATGAGTTTTCTCACCCTCCTCCCGTTAGCAATTGTGATGATTGCGGGCCCGCAACTTCTCAGTGCCATCTTCCTCGCTACGAGTGAGGACTGGCGGCGAAACTCTGCCTTGTTCGTATTCGGAGCAACTCTCTCGATCACGCTTATCGTCACAGTCGCATATCTCCTCGGCAACAGTGTTTCTGGTGGAGGGGAGAGTTCTCACACGGGTTTGCAGATAATTGTACTCCTTCTCTTGCTCTCTGCTATGGTCTCGGTATACCTCGGTAGAGAGGAGGCAGAACCGCCAAAGTGGATGGGGAAACTACAATCCGCGAATCCCCGGTTCTCGTTCAAGCTTGGCTTCTTGTTATTAGGTGTGTTTCCGACCGATATTCTCACCTCTGCGGCCGTCGGTTCGTATCTCTCGAGCAACGACCTGCCGTGGAGGGATTCCATCGGTTTTATCTTACTTACTGTCCTCCTTCTGGCACTCCCGTCGATTGCTGTGCTTGCGCTCGGCAAGCGGGCAGAAGCGTTTCTTCCAAAGGTTCGTGACTGGATGAACGCCAACTCGTGGATCGTCAATGAGGCCGTTATTCTGCTCTTCATCCTCCTAACTCTCAACAATCTCCTCGGATAA